Proteins encoded together in one Pseudorca crassidens isolate mPseCra1 chromosome 17, mPseCra1.hap1, whole genome shotgun sequence window:
- the LOC137210642 gene encoding cytochrome P450 11B1, mitochondrial produces the protein MALWAKARVWMAGPWLSLHRARTLGTRATPTPKAVLPFEAVPRCPGHKWMRVLQIWKEQGSENIHLDMHQTFQELGPIFRYDVGGRHMVFVMLPEDVERLQQVESPHPRRMFLEPWLAYRQDRGLTCGVFLLNGPQWRLDRLRLNPDVLSLQAVRKYAPLVDRAARDFSRALRARAAQNARGSLTLDIRPGVSHYAIEASHSVLYGEQLGLFAQHPNPDSLNFIHALEAMFKSTVQLMFVPRSLSRWTSASVWNEHFEAWDYIFQYANRAIQRIYQELALGHPWHYSGIVAELLMRADMTLDTIKANSIDLTAGSVDTTAFPLLMTLFELARNPEVQQALRQESLVAEARVSENPQRVTTELPLLRAALKETLRLYPVGVFLERQVSSDLVLQNYHIPAGTLVKVLLYSLGRNPAMFSRPERYEPQRWLDSRASGTRFPHLAFGFGVRQCLGRRLAEVEMLLLLHHVLKNFLVETLVQEDVKMIYRFVLMPSTLPLLTFRAIS, from the exons ATGGCGCTGTGGGCAAAGGCCAGAGTGTGGATGGCAGGGCCCTGGCTGTCCCTGCACAGGGCACGCACACTGGGCACCAGAGCCACTCCGACCCCCAAGGCGGTGCTGCCCTTCGAAGCCGTGCCCCGGTGTCCCGGCCACAAGTGGATGCGGGTGCTTCAGATCTGGAAGGAGCAGGGCTCTGAGAACATACACCTGGACATGCATCAGACCTTCCAGGAGCTGGGGCCCATTTTCAG GTATGAcgtgggagggagacacatgGTGTTTGTGATGCTGCCCGAGGACGTGGAGCGGCTGCAGCAGGTGGAGAGCCCTCACCCCCGGCGGATGTTCCTGGAGCCCTGGCTGGCCTACCGACAGGATCGTGGCCTCACGTGCGGCGTGTTCTTGCT AAACGGACCCCAGTGGCGTTTGGACCGACTGCGGCTGAACCCAGACGTGCTGTCGCTGCAGGCTGTGCGGAAGTACGCGCCCTTGGTGGACCGGGCGGCCAGGGATTTCTCCCGGGCCCTGAGGGCGAGGGCGGCGCAGAACGCCCGAGGGAGCCTGACCCTGGACATCAGGCCCGGCGTCTCCCACTACGCCATCGAAG CCAGCCACTCAGTCCTTTACGGAGAGCAGCTGGGTCTCTTTGCCCAGCACCCGAATCCTGACAGCCTGAACTTCATCCACGCTCTGGAGGCCATGTTCAAGTCCACCGTGCAGCTCATGTTCGTGCCCAGGAGCCTGTCTCGCTGGACGAGCGCCAGCGTGTGGAACGAGCACTTTGAGGCCTGGGACTACATCTTCCAGTACG CCAACAGAGCCATCCAGAGAATATATCAGGAGCTGGCCCTCGGCCACCCGTGGCACTACAGCGGCATCGTGGCGGAGCTGCTGATGCGTGCGGACATGACCCTGGACACCATCAAGGCCAACTCTATCGACCTCACTGCTGGGAGCGTGGACACG ACGGCCTTCCCCTTGTTGATGACTCTCTTTGAACTGGCTCGGAACCCGGAAGTGCAGCAGGCCCTGCGCCAGGAGAGCCTGGTGGCCGAGGCCAGGGTCTCAGAAAATCCCCAGAGGGTGACCACGGAGCTGCCCCTGCTGCGGGCGGCCCTCAAGGAGACCTTGAG GCTGTACCCCGTGGGTGTCTTCTTGGAGCGACAGGTGAGCTCAGACTTGGTGCTGCAGAACTACCACATCCCGGCCGGG ACATTGGTGAAGGTGCTACTGTACTCCCTGGGTCGAAACCCCGCCATGTTCAGCAGGCCCGAGCGCTATGAGCCCCAGCGCTGGCTGGACAGCCGAGCCTCTGGTACCAGGTTCCCACACCTGGCCTTTGGCTTTGGCGTGCGCCAGTGCCTGGGGCGGCGCCTGGCAGAGGTGGAGATGCTGCTTCTGCTGCACCAC GTGCTGAAAAACTTCCTGGTGGAGACGCTGGTGCAAGAGGACGTAAAGATGATCTACCGCTTCGTGTTGATGCCCTCTACCCTCCCCCTCCTCACCTTCCGGGCCATCAGCTAG